The Arachis ipaensis cultivar K30076 chromosome B05, Araip1.1, whole genome shotgun sequence nucleotide sequence TTATAGCTCCAGCAGTTGCTAAAAATGGTCTCCCTAGTATGATTGATGTATTGGCTTCTTCTTCCATATTAAGCACTATTAAATCTGTTGGGAAGATGAAGTCATCCACCTTGACTAACAAGTCCTCCACTACTCCATAGGGGAACTTGAATGTTTTGTCTGCTAGTTGAAGTGCCATTCTTATTTGTTTGGCCTCTTCAATTCTCATTCTCTTCATCATGGACAAGGACATAAGGTTGATGATAGCTCCTAGGTCACACAATGCTTTCTTAATGCTAATGTCTCCTATGATGCATGGGATTTGAAAGCTTCTAGGATCTTTCATCTTTTGGGGAAGCTTCTTCTGTAtcatagcactgcattcctttgTGAGCACTATAGTTTCCTTTTCCATCTTGTTCCTTTTCTTAGTCATGAGCTCCTTTAAGAATTTACCATAGAGTGGCATTTACTGTAGTGCTTCTACAAATGGTATCTTGATTTGGAGCTATTTGGATATCTCTAAGAACTTGGAGAATTTACTGTCCTTTCCATCTTTTCTTAGCCTCTGTGGGTatggtgcttttggcacataGGGTTTCAAGACCCCTTTTGGTGTGGTAGGTGTATGTATCTCTTCTTCATCTTTGCTTTCTGAGTTTTTGTCAGCCTCTTCTTCTTGTAAGTTGTGGCTTGAAGATGGCTCCTTCAccaccttcccacttcttaatgtgatggccttgcattccctCCTTGGATTGGTCATGGTATCACTGGGAAATACATTTATAGACATGGATAATTTCGTGGATAGATATCTGATATGCGCTAATTATcatcggtctagaatttctcttaaagAAACAacaacttcgttgtaagcatagctccaaaccaacaaacaactctcacatcaaatttagattggttttgtcacatgtacaaaccccaataagaattaaccgaagtatttaaacctcgggtcgtctcacaaggaattacaatgaagtgctcaattattggctatgaagaacatggggtttgattgataaagaGAGAAGAAATTAGatgggcaagaatttaaatgacaagaaaataaggaaacaactaaagaaagcaatta carries:
- the LOC107640698 gene encoding uncharacterized protein LOC107640698 — encoded protein: MPLYGKFLKELMTKKRNKMEKETIVLTKECSAMIQKKLPQKMKDPRSFQIPCIIGDISIKKALCDLGAIINLMSLSMMKRMRIEEAKQIRMALQLADKTFKFPYGVVEDLLVKVDDFIFPTDLIVLNMEEEANTSIILGRPFLATAGAIINV